Proteins from a single region of Sediminitomix flava:
- a CDS encoding zinc-dependent metalloprotease — MKISSSFLLTLLWGYTLFSISFLAEAQHADHRCVTYERDLAKRADFHMKSMSFFDRWVTVNKIAVRSSFRTQSESITSSNPLRLQVIFHIIHNGEVEGIGTNIRDDQVYSQLEAMNEDFHLRTAEAENIPDVFKDVATTIPIEFVPAAFDPNGNPLDELGINRVLSDQSSWSFNSLDQVLIPQIIWDTEKYLNVFVARFNNSDLGYAFYPTGTSIDDIDNVNHVFGSQFRDGLVMSYLALGSNFTSYGDRFDLYEDFEYGHTASHEVGHYLGLHHIWGYSDNSNCEPENDDFCEDTPSQSSSNLDIGSPCAFPGPDRCDDDDLPDMFMNFMDYSLDVCMSMFTLDQKERMFTVLENSPRRKTLGKGVPLADISLEVRVDERNERTILWSNNGETDEDTGYLVVRKRFNTEEVRYLTFMDRAEGVFVDSDFLERAEEYYYQVFAVNTSGYSKPSISIDATGSPITSSDDFYTPSLELIIGPNPSTGTVSLSGSVICIGKEFHFALYNTKGQLVLEKSVLPNSETVSLNLEHLPKGIYLLKTLSENSQVKRIVLQ, encoded by the coding sequence ATGAAAATCTCAAGTAGTTTTTTACTAACTCTTTTATGGGGTTATACTCTTTTTTCAATTTCTTTTTTAGCTGAAGCTCAACATGCCGATCATCGTTGTGTGACCTATGAAAGAGATTTAGCGAAAAGAGCGGACTTTCATATGAAAAGTATGTCTTTTTTTGACAGGTGGGTAACAGTAAATAAAATTGCTGTTAGGAGTTCTTTTAGGACACAATCAGAATCAATTACGTCAAGTAATCCACTCCGATTACAAGTAATATTTCATATTATCCATAATGGAGAAGTAGAAGGAATTGGTACGAATATAAGGGATGATCAAGTTTATTCTCAGCTGGAAGCAATGAATGAAGATTTTCATTTGAGAACTGCAGAGGCTGAAAATATACCCGATGTTTTCAAGGACGTAGCCACGACTATTCCGATTGAATTTGTTCCTGCCGCTTTTGACCCGAACGGTAATCCTTTAGATGAATTAGGTATCAATAGGGTTTTGAGTGATCAGAGTAGTTGGTCTTTTAATTCTTTAGATCAAGTCTTGATTCCTCAAATAATTTGGGATACTGAAAAGTACTTGAATGTATTTGTCGCTCGATTCAACAACTCAGATTTGGGTTATGCTTTTTACCCGACAGGTACATCAATTGACGATATTGATAATGTAAACCATGTTTTTGGAAGTCAATTTCGAGATGGCTTAGTAATGAGTTATCTAGCACTGGGCTCAAACTTCACTTCATACGGAGACAGATTTGATTTGTATGAAGATTTTGAATACGGTCATACCGCTTCACATGAAGTAGGACATTATCTAGGTTTGCATCATATTTGGGGGTATAGTGATAACTCAAATTGTGAGCCAGAAAATGATGATTTTTGTGAAGATACGCCTTCTCAATCGTCTTCAAATTTGGATATCGGTTCACCTTGTGCATTTCCAGGTCCAGACCGTTGTGATGATGATGATTTGCCAGATATGTTCATGAATTTCATGGATTATTCTTTAGACGTATGTATGAGTATGTTTACGCTAGACCAAAAAGAGCGAATGTTTACCGTCTTAGAAAATAGTCCTAGGCGTAAAACATTAGGTAAGGGTGTGCCATTGGCTGATATTTCATTGGAGGTTCGAGTGGATGAGCGAAATGAGCGTACAATTCTATGGTCAAATAATGGAGAGACAGATGAGGATACAGGTTATCTAGTGGTAAGAAAAAGATTTAATACTGAAGAAGTGAGGTATCTTACTTTTATGGATAGAGCAGAAGGTGTGTTTGTAGATTCAGATTTTTTAGAAAGAGCAGAAGAATATTATTATCAAGTATTTGCGGTAAACACATCTGGGTATTCAAAGCCATCAATAAGTATAGATGCTACAGGAAGTCCGATTACTTCTTCAGATGATTTTTATACACCTAGTCTAGAGTTAATTATCGGTCCGAACCCAAGTACAGGAACAGTATCTTTAAGTGGAAGTGTGATTTGTATTGGGAAAGAATTCCATTTTGCTCTTTATAATACCAAAGGACAATTAGTGTTAGAAAAAAGTGTTCTTCCTAATTCAGAGACAGTTTCTCTAAATTTAGAGCATCTTCCAAAAGGAATTTACCTACTTAAAACGCTCTCAGAAAATAGCCAAGTAAAACGTATTGTCTTACAGTAG
- the arsS gene encoding arsenosugar biosynthesis radical SAM (seleno)protein ArsS (Some members of this family are selenoproteins.): protein MTVKSLQSRAHILAKTEYQKELLSADINFQEKALPFFSETLKTHGHSDFLSGEIEILQINLGKMCNQVCEHCHVDAGPDREEIMTKETMEFCLAALKDSTIQTVDLTGGAPEMNPHFLWFVEEIRKLGKEVIVRSNLTILNANNKYKTYPSFFKEMGVTVISSLPCYTESNTDKQRGDGVFKRSIDALKTLNALGYGKEGSDFELHLVYNPGGASLPGSQEGLERDYKRELMENFGISFNQLFTITNLPISRFLDFLIQKNKYEEYLNTLIEAFNPAAVNGVMCKNTISVSWDGYLYDCDFNQMLEMKVSEKAPEHIKDFSVDKLTQRTIQVNRHCFGCTAGAGSSCQGTIV, encoded by the coding sequence ATGACCGTCAAATCATTGCAATCAAGAGCGCATATCTTAGCAAAAACAGAATACCAAAAAGAATTACTTTCAGCAGATATCAATTTTCAGGAAAAAGCACTTCCTTTTTTTTCTGAAACACTAAAAACACATGGACATTCAGATTTTCTAAGTGGAGAAATAGAAATTCTTCAAATCAACTTGGGAAAAATGTGTAATCAGGTTTGCGAACATTGTCATGTTGATGCAGGACCTGATCGTGAGGAAATTATGACCAAAGAAACGATGGAGTTTTGTTTGGCAGCTTTGAAGGACTCAACCATTCAGACAGTAGACTTGACTGGTGGTGCTCCAGAAATGAACCCTCACTTTTTATGGTTTGTAGAGGAAATCCGAAAATTGGGTAAGGAAGTTATTGTCAGAAGTAATTTGACAATTTTAAATGCGAATAATAAGTACAAAACTTATCCGAGCTTCTTTAAAGAAATGGGGGTGACAGTTATATCCTCATTACCTTGTTACACAGAGTCAAATACAGATAAGCAACGTGGCGATGGTGTTTTCAAAAGATCAATAGATGCTTTAAAAACCTTGAATGCTTTGGGGTATGGAAAGGAAGGTTCTGATTTTGAATTGCATTTGGTGTATAACCCAGGAGGTGCTTCTTTACCAGGTTCACAAGAAGGCTTGGAAAGGGATTATAAAAGAGAATTGATGGAAAACTTTGGAATCAGTTTTAATCAATTATTTACAATCACCAACCTTCCGATTAGTCGTTTCTTAGATTTCTTGATACAGAAAAATAAGTATGAAGAATATCTGAATACATTGATTGAGGCTTTCAATCCTGCAGCCGTAAATGGTGTGATGTGTAAAAACACGATATCGGTGAGTTGGGATGGCTATCTATACGATTGTGATTTCAATCAGATGTTGGAAATGAAAGTCAGTGAAAAAGCACCAGAGCACATCAAAGATTTTTCTGTAGACAAATTAACACAAAGAACGATTCAAGTGAATCGTCATTGTTTTGGTTGTACTGCTGGAGCAGGCTCAAGTTGTCAAGGTACAATCGTATAA
- the pyrH gene encoding UMP kinase, producing MKYKRILLKLSGEALMGEQQFGIDPSRLQQYATEIKKAVDQGLEIAIVIGGGNIFRGIQAESSGIDRVQGDHMGMLATLINGMALQSALEKNGMYTRLMSGISVDQVCEPYIRRRAVRHLEKGRIVIFGAGTGNPYFTTDSAASLRAIEIDADVVLKGTRVDGIYTADPEKDPTAEKIDKISFDEVLAKRFKVMDLTAFTLCRENKLPIVIFDMNKPDNLNNLIKGEGVGTLVS from the coding sequence ATGAAATACAAAAGAATCCTTCTAAAGTTAAGCGGAGAAGCTTTAATGGGCGAGCAGCAATTCGGTATCGACCCGAGCAGATTACAACAATATGCAACGGAGATTAAGAAAGCTGTAGATCAGGGATTGGAGATAGCAATTGTAATTGGTGGTGGTAACATTTTCAGAGGTATCCAAGCCGAAAGCTCTGGTATTGACAGAGTACAAGGAGACCACATGGGAATGTTGGCAACATTGATCAACGGGATGGCCTTGCAAAGTGCCTTAGAGAAAAACGGCATGTACACTCGTTTGATGTCAGGTATCTCAGTAGACCAAGTTTGTGAACCTTACATCCGTCGTAGAGCTGTCAGACACCTTGAAAAAGGGCGTATTGTTATTTTTGGTGCGGGTACTGGTAACCCATATTTCACTACCGACTCTGCGGCTAGTTTAAGAGCAATTGAAATTGATGCCGACGTAGTATTGAAAGGTACTCGTGTAGACGGTATTTATACTGCCGATCCAGAGAAGGATCCTACAGCAGAGAAAATTGACAAGATTAGCTTTGACGAAGTATTGGCAAAACGTTTCAAGGTTATGGACTTGACCGCCTTTACTCTTTGTCGTGAAAACAAGCTTCCAATCGTTATTTTTGACATGAACAAGCCTGACAACCTAAATAACCTTATCAAAGGTGAAGGCGTTGGTACTTTAGTTTCTTAA
- the frr gene encoding ribosome recycling factor: MEEEIQLYLSDAEESMEKAISHTKSELVKIRAGKASPAMLDGITVDYYGTPSPIGNVASVNTPDARTIIVKPWEKPMVAIIDKAIRDSDLGINPQNDGEQIILSVPPLTEERRRDLMKKVKEETENGKISVRNVRKDANSNLKKLLKEGASEDAVKGAEDEVQELTNKFVKVIDDLYAKKEVEVMTV, from the coding sequence ATGGAAGAAGAAATTCAATTATATTTGTCAGACGCTGAAGAAAGCATGGAAAAAGCCATTTCACACACAAAAAGTGAATTGGTTAAAATCAGAGCAGGAAAAGCTTCTCCTGCAATGTTGGACGGTATCACAGTAGATTACTACGGTACACCTTCTCCGATTGGAAACGTTGCTTCAGTGAACACTCCAGACGCTCGTACGATTATAGTTAAGCCTTGGGAAAAGCCAATGGTAGCTATCATCGACAAAGCGATCCGTGATTCTGACCTAGGTATCAATCCTCAAAACGATGGTGAGCAAATCATCCTTAGCGTTCCTCCATTAACAGAAGAGCGTCGTAGAGACTTGATGAAAAAGGTGAAAGAAGAAACTGAAAACGGTAAAATTTCAGTAAGAAACGTACGTAAAGACGCGAACTCGAACTTGAAGAAATTGTTGAAAGAAGGTGCTTCTGAAGATGCTGTAAAAGGTGCTGAAGACGAAGTACAAGAGTTGACAAACAAGTTCGTTAAAGTTATTGACGATCTTTATGCTAAAAAAGAAGTAGAAGTAATGACTGTATAA
- a CDS encoding YcxB family protein, whose protein sequence is MKKFFGLCLTLFSLFTILALIYSFYVFYKNSALFTELNLSTFQIIGICLVVAFFILLSVAGIIHGIRLLTRNESTTVKSEFNHELNIEFKGKLNYADYRNLILRKTLNKPIFLVTPFAMFFLILLVSSNTLNNLSELEHLVSSLVITLLAIVLLSSMTIKQIRRTFYTNKIFQEEIQYTLTNQSIDMKGDTFESVINWERFIQISEDKNYILLYQDHIIATFLDKKMFSSDELILFRSFLDSLGLKHKS, encoded by the coding sequence ATGAAAAAGTTTTTTGGCCTCTGTCTTACCCTTTTTAGTCTATTTACAATTTTAGCTTTAATCTATTCTTTTTATGTTTTTTATAAAAACTCTGCCCTTTTTACTGAGTTGAATCTGTCAACTTTTCAAATTATAGGTATCTGTTTAGTTGTAGCTTTTTTCATACTTCTATCAGTAGCAGGTATTATTCATGGTATTCGACTCTTAACAAGAAATGAATCAACTACAGTAAAAAGTGAATTTAACCACGAACTCAACATCGAGTTTAAAGGAAAACTGAATTATGCTGATTATAGAAACTTGATTTTGAGAAAGACTTTAAATAAACCAATCTTCTTAGTTACTCCTTTCGCTATGTTTTTTCTTATACTGTTAGTAAGTAGTAACACCTTGAACAATCTTTCTGAACTCGAACATTTAGTAAGTTCTCTTGTCATTACTTTATTAGCCATTGTGCTACTCTCTTCAATGACAATAAAACAGATAAGAAGAACATTTTATACGAATAAGATTTTTCAGGAAGAAATTCAATATACCCTTACTAACCAATCGATAGATATGAAAGGTGACACATTTGAATCTGTCATCAATTGGGAGAGATTTATTCAAATAAGTGAAGACAAGAATTATATTTTACTCTATCAAGATCACATAATTGCTACCTTCCTTGATAAAAAAATGTTTTCTTCAGACGAACTAATTCTTTTCCGCTCATTTCTAGATTCATTAGGGTTAAAACATAAATCATAA
- a CDS encoding YqjF family protein, translated as MSFLKAEWRKLAFANYVIDKEILQKYVPVGTEIDTWEGKCYVSLVGFMFVNTRVLGLKIPFHVNFEEVNLRFYVKRKEGNSYKRGVVFIKEIVPKPAITFVANTLYKEKYETMPMRHLWAEKDENRQIEYHWKHKTKWNSFKLKTALESVEISEGSETEFITEHYWGYAKASESFSNEYEVTHPKWKCYPIQEYQIDVDFGALYGNEFSILNDLEPTSVMLAEGSEITVENKRRISF; from the coding sequence ATGAGTTTCCTAAAAGCTGAATGGCGAAAGCTCGCCTTTGCAAACTATGTCATTGACAAAGAAATACTTCAAAAGTACGTTCCTGTAGGCACTGAGATTGATACTTGGGAAGGTAAATGTTATGTGAGCCTTGTTGGTTTTATGTTTGTCAACACGAGAGTTTTAGGTTTAAAAATCCCTTTTCATGTCAACTTTGAAGAAGTAAACTTAAGATTCTATGTGAAAAGGAAAGAAGGCAATTCTTACAAAAGAGGTGTTGTATTTATCAAAGAGATTGTACCTAAACCCGCCATTACTTTCGTTGCGAATACACTCTACAAAGAAAAATATGAGACAATGCCAATGAGGCATCTTTGGGCTGAAAAAGACGAAAACAGGCAGATCGAATACCATTGGAAACATAAAACCAAATGGAACTCTTTCAAATTAAAAACAGCCCTTGAATCTGTTGAGATTTCTGAAGGAAGTGAAACCGAATTTATTACAGAACACTACTGGGGCTACGCAAAAGCATCTGAATCTTTCAGTAACGAATATGAAGTAACTCATCCAAAATGGAAATGCTATCCTATTCAAGAATATCAAATTGATGTAGACTTTGGTGCTTTATACGGAAATGAATTTAGCATTCTAAATGACTTAGAACCGACCTCAGTCATGCTCGCAGAAGGTTCTGAAATTACAGTCGAAAACAAGCGAAGAATATCTTTTTAA
- a CDS encoding RDD family protein: protein MKKRVRYTNFIIDSSFFFLIAAVTFFFLKDRFEFEQIKYILFVLYFIYFITLESTVGQTIGKMVTKTKIVDAKSKSKPKFYQVLMRTALRFIPMNFVSFLISSNGIHDRVSQTTLIKL, encoded by the coding sequence ATGAAAAAGCGAGTGAGGTATACCAATTTTATTATTGATTCATCATTTTTCTTTCTAATAGCAGCAGTCACGTTTTTCTTTCTGAAAGACCGTTTTGAGTTTGAGCAGATTAAATACATACTTTTTGTATTGTACTTTATCTACTTTATCACGCTAGAGTCTACAGTTGGACAAACGATCGGAAAAATGGTGACCAAAACTAAAATTGTGGATGCCAAGAGCAAATCTAAACCTAAGTTCTATCAAGTCTTGATGCGTACAGCCCTTAGGTTTATACCCATGAACTTTGTTTCATTCTTGATTTCTTCAAATGGAATTCACGATAGGGTATCTCAAACTACCCTAATCAAATTATAA
- a CDS encoding DoxX family protein, which translates to MTFKQLLFTDDSKTTIIIRLMVGLVFFSEGIQKFLYPSIRGAGRFEKIGLPSPEFLGSLVGGFEVLAGGFILFGLFTRFSSLITFTIMSIAIITTKLPILENDGIWKMLHDSRTDWAMFTGSLFLIFRGGGMWSFDRKLLRKM; encoded by the coding sequence ATGACATTCAAACAGCTTCTTTTCACAGATGATTCAAAAACGACCATCATCATTCGTTTAATGGTAGGACTTGTCTTTTTCTCTGAAGGAATTCAAAAGTTCTTGTACCCCTCAATTCGTGGAGCTGGAAGGTTTGAAAAAATTGGCTTACCTTCTCCTGAGTTTCTAGGTTCTTTGGTGGGTGGATTTGAAGTTTTGGCTGGCGGGTTTATTCTATTTGGTCTATTTACTAGATTCTCTAGTTTGATCACATTCACTATTATGAGTATTGCCATCATTACAACAAAGCTTCCTATTCTTGAAAATGATGGAATTTGGAAAATGCTCCATGACAGTAGAACAGATTGGGCAATGTTTACTGGAAGCCTTTTCTTGATCTTTAGAGGGGGAGGAATGTGGTCCTTTGATCGTAAACTACTTCGTAAAATGTAA
- a CDS encoding L-cysteine desulfidase family protein — protein MVNQKEEKLILKIMEEEIVPAEGCTEPIAIAYAAAQAVQFLGKSPEKLVIKVSGNILKNAKSVVVPNSGGKVGIKVAGAMGALFGNAAADLMVISNVTTENMKEVTSFLSAESVSLQVAENNMSLYILIEAKAENESVSVEIKHTHTNITKVIKNGEVIIDRPCNDDDFNSSLIDRSILSIDKIYSLAKNLDIEKIAPIFEKVFQYNSKIAGEGLTAKYGVNIGAAIQKNIEKGLYGDDQRNRSASFTAAGSDARMGGSAMPVMTTSGSGNQGMAASLPIIKYCVDQGLGKEAMYRALFVSHLSTVHIKTNVGRLSAYCGVMTASAAVSGALTFLEGGTVENVKHAITNTLGNVSGVICDGAKASCATKIASGVYAAFDGAMLAQMGSVLQGEDGIISNSVENTIKNVGTLAQVGMKSTDKTILDIMMEN, from the coding sequence ATGGTTAATCAGAAAGAAGAGAAGCTTATTCTCAAAATAATGGAAGAAGAGATTGTTCCAGCCGAAGGATGTACAGAACCAATTGCCATAGCGTATGCAGCTGCTCAAGCGGTACAGTTTTTAGGCAAGAGTCCAGAAAAATTAGTTATTAAAGTATCTGGGAATATTCTCAAAAATGCCAAAAGTGTAGTAGTACCGAATAGTGGTGGAAAAGTCGGGATAAAAGTGGCTGGAGCTATGGGGGCACTTTTTGGAAATGCCGCAGCTGATTTGATGGTGATCAGCAATGTGACCACAGAGAATATGAAAGAAGTTACGTCTTTCCTTTCTGCCGAAAGTGTTTCGCTCCAAGTTGCAGAAAATAATATGTCACTCTATATTCTTATTGAGGCAAAAGCTGAAAATGAAAGTGTCAGTGTTGAGATAAAACATACGCATACCAACATCACAAAAGTCATTAAGAACGGGGAAGTGATTATTGACAGGCCATGCAATGACGATGATTTCAACTCTTCTTTGATTGATCGAAGTATTCTGAGTATCGACAAAATATACTCGCTTGCAAAGAATTTAGACATTGAGAAAATTGCTCCGATTTTCGAAAAAGTATTTCAGTACAATTCAAAGATTGCAGGAGAAGGATTGACAGCTAAATATGGAGTAAATATTGGTGCTGCCATTCAAAAAAATATAGAAAAAGGATTGTACGGCGATGATCAAAGAAACCGATCGGCAAGTTTTACGGCAGCAGGAAGTGATGCAAGAATGGGAGGAAGTGCGATGCCCGTAATGACAACAAGTGGTAGTGGAAATCAAGGGATGGCAGCCTCATTGCCAATCATCAAATATTGTGTTGATCAAGGTTTAGGAAAAGAGGCAATGTATAGAGCATTGTTTGTTTCTCATCTTTCAACAGTACATATTAAAACAAATGTAGGGAGACTTTCAGCTTACTGTGGCGTAATGACGGCTTCGGCTGCTGTAAGTGGAGCATTGACATTTTTGGAAGGAGGAACCGTTGAAAATGTGAAGCATGCTATTACCAATACTTTAGGAAATGTGTCGGGAGTAATTTGTGATGGCGCAAAGGCTTCTTGTGCAACTAAAATTGCATCAGGAGTTTATGCGGCTTTTGATGGGGCAATGCTAGCTCAAATGGGAAGTGTATTGCAAGGAGAGGATGGAATTATCAGTAACAGCGTGGAAAACACGATCAAGAATGTAGGAACTTTGGCTCAAGTAGGGATGAAAAGTACCGATAAAACGATTCTTGATATCATGATGGAAAACTAA
- a CDS encoding class I SAM-dependent methyltransferase — MTELDLLIDLHKNTDRQGPGSENDTLKALDFIPISGNKDLVVADIGCGSGGQSITLAQNIDAQITAVDLFPQFLDELNKNAQRLGLQEKITTLEKSMDDLPFEKESIDIIWSEGAIYNMGFEKGIKKWKEYLKPQGYLAVSEITWITSNRPKEVDEFWNEAYPEIDIASNKIKILEENGYNLVGYFYLEEDSWIKNYYKLLEDKFDSFLTEHKHSETAQNVVENYKSEIELYRKFKAYYSYGFYVARKE; from the coding sequence ATGACTGAATTAGATTTACTGATAGACCTACATAAAAATACAGACCGTCAAGGCCCTGGCAGTGAAAACGATACTTTAAAAGCCCTAGACTTTATTCCTATCTCAGGAAATAAAGACTTGGTCGTTGCCGACATCGGTTGTGGCTCAGGTGGACAAAGCATTACATTAGCACAAAATATAGATGCTCAAATAACCGCCGTAGACTTATTCCCTCAGTTTTTAGATGAGCTAAATAAAAATGCACAAAGACTGGGACTTCAAGAGAAAATTACTACACTTGAAAAATCTATGGATGACCTCCCTTTTGAGAAAGAGTCAATAGATATCATTTGGTCTGAAGGAGCTATTTATAATATGGGCTTTGAAAAGGGTATAAAAAAGTGGAAAGAATACTTAAAACCTCAAGGTTACCTTGCTGTCAGTGAGATTACATGGATCACCTCGAATAGACCTAAAGAAGTAGATGAATTTTGGAATGAGGCATACCCCGAAATTGATATAGCTTCGAATAAAATCAAAATTCTAGAAGAGAATGGTTATAACCTTGTAGGATACTTTTACTTAGAGGAAGATAGCTGGATTAAGAATTACTATAAACTCTTAGAAGATAAATTTGATAGCTTTTTAACTGAACATAAACATTCTGAAACGGCTCAGAATGTCGTAGAAAATTATAAAAGTGAGATTGAACTATACCGTAAGTTCAAAGCATATTATAGCTACGGATTCTACGTTGCTAGAAAGGAATAA
- a CDS encoding PAS domain-containing sensor histidine kinase has product MEKRPAEDKVNFWTKLIDPKNIYTIEQKLLIIICFGAAMGCSSYMLVEIPFFTFSLDTLYKIWLPISYAYITYLARYKGKFVVPFILLPLNTLSFAIYTWFTEGGPTGISPMMFFNSVVVFSQVVKPKRYPIVAALYILVTVFLTLDYIDYQSINFIALELKEKHRIVLMIAATPFIGFTTSAFRSSLEDHRKKISVQNQSLKESTQKYQDLVESIQDNVFLATLDQNRRFTYLSPSVKHILGYEQDELHSFDDILIEKFVFGGLNFKSEVEVKGKNGQQLFLNIRIYKHIHENKLIGYECVVQDVTSRVIHERSYEKTIKEQKELNELKSKFLSMVTHQFRTPLSVIQTSVDLIRIRVRKLAIQNLNIDKNTNQIYQALEQLINLMDNLLTLNKIEANKIKFSPSVIDFPELVEKIIGQYKLIQTNGQQVELKIEGEPKPVLMDEKLMENVVSNLISNALKYSKGKQNPISEIMYDEDQLVFKVTDYGIGISESDIPNLFQPFFRANNTDHIKGTGVGLSVVKEFVDIHHGDIQVESEMNKQTTFTLKFPYLEGQKN; this is encoded by the coding sequence ATGGAAAAAAGGCCAGCTGAAGATAAAGTCAACTTTTGGACTAAGCTTATTGACCCCAAGAATATTTATACCATAGAACAAAAACTCCTTATCATCATTTGTTTTGGGGCTGCTATGGGGTGCTCTTCCTATATGTTGGTTGAAATCCCATTCTTTACTTTTTCTCTTGACACTTTATACAAAATTTGGCTACCAATCAGTTATGCCTATATAACTTATCTAGCCCGATACAAAGGAAAATTTGTTGTTCCCTTTATTCTACTTCCACTTAATACCTTAAGCTTCGCAATTTATACTTGGTTTACGGAAGGTGGCCCCACGGGTATTTCTCCCATGATGTTTTTCAACTCGGTGGTAGTTTTCTCACAAGTTGTAAAACCTAAACGCTACCCAATTGTAGCAGCACTTTATATTTTAGTTACTGTATTTCTTACTTTAGACTACATTGATTATCAATCGATAAATTTCATTGCTTTAGAACTCAAAGAAAAACATCGAATTGTATTAATGATTGCAGCAACACCATTTATTGGATTTACAACTTCTGCATTTCGTTCAAGCCTAGAAGATCATCGGAAAAAAATATCTGTACAAAACCAAAGCTTAAAAGAGAGCACACAGAAATACCAAGACCTCGTAGAGTCTATTCAAGACAATGTCTTTTTAGCCACATTAGACCAAAATAGAAGGTTTACTTACCTTAGCCCTTCTGTCAAACATATTCTTGGCTACGAACAAGACGAGCTTCATTCTTTTGATGATATTTTAATTGAAAAATTCGTTTTTGGTGGATTAAATTTCAAAAGTGAAGTTGAGGTAAAAGGTAAAAATGGTCAACAACTTTTTTTAAATATTCGAATCTATAAACACATTCATGAGAATAAACTGATCGGCTATGAATGTGTCGTCCAAGATGTCACTTCTAGAGTAATTCACGAAAGGAGTTACGAGAAAACAATTAAAGAACAAAAAGAACTTAACGAGCTGAAATCTAAGTTTCTTTCAATGGTCACTCACCAATTTCGAACACCGCTTTCAGTCATTCAAACCTCTGTTGATCTTATCCGAATAAGGGTACGAAAACTGGCTATTCAAAATCTAAATATTGACAAAAATACCAATCAAATCTACCAAGCTTTAGAGCAGTTGATCAACTTGATGGATAACCTACTCACACTTAATAAAATTGAAGCAAATAAAATCAAGTTCTCGCCATCGGTCATTGACTTTCCAGAACTTGTGGAAAAAATTATTGGTCAATATAAACTTATTCAAACCAATGGACAGCAAGTAGAATTGAAAATAGAAGGTGAACCCAAACCCGTTTTGATGGATGAAAAACTCATGGAAAATGTGGTATCTAATCTCATCTCAAATGCTTTGAAATACTCAAAAGGAAAGCAAAACCCTATCTCAGAAATAATGTATGATGAGGATCAATTAGTATTCAAAGTAACAGACTATGGCATTGGTATTTCTGAGTCCGATATTCCAAACCTTTTTCAACCGTTTTTCAGAGCCAATAACACAGACCATATCAAAGGAACAGGAGTAGGTTTATCGGTGGTCAAAGAATTTGTAGATATCCACCATGGAGATATTCAAGTAGAAAGTGAAATGAATAAGCAAACGACTTTTACCCTTAAATTTCCATACTTGGAGGGGCAGAAGAATTAG